The following coding sequences lie in one Mycobacterium sp. Z3061 genomic window:
- a CDS encoding polyribonucleotide nucleotidyltransferase: MSATEIEEGVFESTATIDNGSFGTRTIRFETGRLALQAAGSVVAYLDEENMLLSATTASKSPKEHFDFFPLTIDVEERMYAAGRIPGSFFRREGRPSTDAILTCRLIDRPLRPSFVDGLRNEIQVVVTVLSLDPNDLYDVVAINAASASTQISGLPFSGPVGAVRVALIDGTWVAFPTVEQLERAVFDMVVAGRKVDGDVAIMMVEAEATDKVIELVEGGAQAPTETVVAEGLEAAKPFIAALCTAQQELADAAAKDTREYPTFPDYEDDVYYSVASVATDELTEALSIGGKAERDKRTDEIKTQVVERLAGTYEGREKEIGAAFRSLTKKLVRQRILTDHFRIDGRGTTDIRALSAEVSVVPRAHGSALFERGETQILGVTTLDMVKMAQQIDSLGPETSKRYMHHYNFPPFSTGETGRVGSPKRREIGHGALAERALIPVLPSVEEFPYAIRQVSEALGSNGSTSMGSVCASTLALLNAGVPLKAPVAGIAMGLVSDDVDGETRYVTLTDILGAEDAFGDMDFKCAGTKDIVTALQLDTKLDGIPSKVLAGALAQAKDARLTILEVMAEAIDRPDEMSPYAPRVTTIKVPVDKIGEVIGPKGKVINAITEETGAQISIEDDGTVFVGATDGPSAQAAIDRINAIANPQLPTVGERFLGTVVKTTDFGAFVSLLPGRDGLVHISKLGKGKRIAKVEDVVNVGDKLRVEIADIDKRGKISLVLTDDDSSGAAPADPGAAPAADAATVSS; encoded by the coding sequence ATGTCTGCGACTGAAATCGAAGAAGGCGTCTTCGAGTCCACCGCCACCATCGACAACGGGAGCTTCGGCACCCGCACCATCCGGTTCGAGACCGGACGCCTCGCATTACAGGCCGCCGGCTCGGTGGTCGCCTACCTAGACGAAGAGAACATGCTGCTGTCGGCGACCACCGCCAGCAAGAGCCCGAAGGAGCATTTCGACTTCTTCCCGCTGACCATCGATGTCGAAGAACGGATGTACGCCGCGGGACGCATCCCGGGATCGTTCTTCCGTCGGGAGGGCCGGCCCTCCACCGACGCGATTCTGACATGCCGGCTGATCGACCGGCCGCTGCGCCCGTCCTTCGTCGACGGCCTGCGCAACGAGATCCAGGTCGTCGTGACGGTCCTGAGCCTGGACCCCAACGACCTGTACGACGTCGTGGCGATCAACGCCGCGTCGGCGTCCACCCAGATCTCCGGCCTGCCGTTCTCCGGGCCGGTCGGCGCCGTCCGGGTGGCGCTGATCGACGGCACCTGGGTTGCGTTCCCCACCGTCGAGCAGCTCGAGCGGGCAGTGTTCGACATGGTCGTTGCGGGCCGAAAGGTCGACGGTGATGTCGCGATCATGATGGTCGAGGCCGAAGCCACCGACAAGGTCATCGAGCTCGTGGAGGGCGGCGCCCAGGCGCCGACCGAGACCGTCGTCGCCGAGGGCCTGGAGGCGGCAAAGCCGTTCATCGCCGCGCTGTGCACCGCGCAGCAGGAGCTGGCCGACGCGGCCGCGAAAGACACGCGCGAGTACCCGACGTTCCCCGATTACGAGGACGACGTCTACTACTCGGTGGCGTCGGTGGCTACCGACGAGCTGACCGAGGCGCTGTCCATCGGCGGCAAGGCCGAGCGCGACAAGCGCACCGACGAGATCAAGACCCAGGTCGTCGAGCGGCTGGCCGGCACCTACGAGGGCCGCGAGAAGGAGATCGGCGCCGCGTTCCGGTCGCTGACCAAGAAGCTGGTGCGCCAGCGCATCCTCACCGACCACTTCCGCATCGACGGCCGTGGCACCACCGACATCCGCGCGTTGTCGGCCGAGGTTTCCGTGGTGCCGCGGGCGCACGGCAGCGCGCTGTTCGAGCGCGGCGAGACCCAGATCCTGGGTGTGACCACCCTGGACATGGTCAAGATGGCCCAGCAGATCGACTCGCTCGGACCCGAGACGTCCAAGCGCTACATGCACCACTACAACTTCCCGCCGTTCTCCACCGGCGAGACCGGCCGGGTCGGCTCGCCCAAGCGGCGTGAGATCGGGCACGGTGCCCTGGCCGAGCGGGCCCTGATTCCGGTGCTGCCCAGCGTCGAGGAGTTCCCGTACGCGATCCGGCAGGTGTCGGAAGCTCTGGGCTCCAACGGTTCGACTTCGATGGGCTCGGTGTGTGCGTCGACGCTGGCGCTGCTCAACGCCGGGGTGCCGCTCAAGGCGCCGGTGGCGGGTATTGCGATGGGCCTGGTCTCCGACGATGTAGACGGCGAAACCCGCTACGTCACCCTGACCGACATCCTCGGCGCCGAGGACGCGTTCGGCGACATGGACTTCAAGTGCGCCGGCACCAAGGACATCGTCACCGCCCTGCAGCTGGACACCAAGCTCGACGGGATTCCCTCGAAGGTGCTGGCCGGCGCTCTCGCGCAGGCCAAAGACGCCCGGCTGACCATTCTCGAGGTGATGGCCGAGGCCATCGACCGGCCCGACGAGATGAGCCCGTATGCCCCCCGGGTCACCACCATCAAGGTGCCGGTGGACAAGATCGGCGAGGTCATCGGGCCCAAGGGCAAGGTCATCAACGCGATCACCGAGGAAACCGGCGCGCAGATCTCCATCGAGGACGACGGCACCGTGTTCGTCGGCGCCACCGACGGTCCGTCCGCGCAGGCCGCGATCGACCGCATCAACGCGATCGCGAACCCGCAGCTGCCGACGGTCGGGGAGCGGTTCCTCGGAACCGTGGTCAAGACGACCGATTTCGGTGCGTTCGTGTCACTGCTGCCGGGCCGGGACGGCCTCGTCCACATCTCCAAGCTGGGCAAGGGCAAGCGCATCGCGAAGGTCGAGGACGTGGTCAACGTCGGCGACAAGCTGCGCGTGGAGATCGCCGACATCGACAAGCGGGGCAAGATCTCGTTGGTCCTGACGGACGACGACAGCTCGGGTGCCGCCCCCGCCGACCCCGGAGCAGCGCCAGCAGCCGATGCCGCGACGGTCAGCAGCTGA